A region from the Branchiostoma lanceolatum isolate klBraLanc5 chromosome 2, klBraLanc5.hap2, whole genome shotgun sequence genome encodes:
- the LOC136426813 gene encoding uncharacterized protein has protein sequence MPILPDANKELKDKLAFWVNGKRHVVQNADPAMTLNEWLRSQRGLTGTKVMCREGGCGCCVVMVTHPDLANGGTCSYSLNSCLCPLCSVDGWSITTVEGLGGQKGGFHPIQRRLADFNGSQCGYCSPGMVVNMYGLLNKKPQPSQQDVENHFDGHICRCTGYRPILDAMKSFAADADPDKGGCIDIEDLDKHPCPRTGEECNGASANGVNGTSTRSLRCCQNGVDWYRPTTLVELYGLLEQHSQDRYKLVCGNTAAGVYKADGPHTCLIDIKGVSDLYNCQVGSWAGNYMIKHDHPEFPSDVFTIMEAAGAKVTIGQRDESQIMALGDFLGIAMNGKVICSLEIPPGKPEDVFRTYKVAPRSQNAHAYVNAGFRMTLDRQSDLTVVTKPSIVFGGVNKTMVHASATEDFLVGKRITIAETLKGALAVLQGELMPDDSALQSSQYTKQLAMGLFYKASALAGAPHRISGEVSCGSQYHFYMETQVCRCTPTEDGMDVQSATQSMDSVQAAVAQATGMSAHRVYVSVKRLGGGFGGKCTASTLPAAACAVAAQTLNSWQLTGQVCKTHVAPATFTRAPGYVAAHFSTEHIIEHVAKTLNKDPTDLRRVNMFENGHTILSGYTLSDCNITQLWDDLLTSAQIKQRQQAIDVFNKEHRWKKRGLSVVPCRYALNPSFYRFTVFVAIYHTDGSVIITHGGIEMGQGIDTKVMQVAAATLSVPLEMVHVMSTNSLSGANSEVSGGAVTSELNCQGVLECCRRLNERINPIRQEMGGAPKWAELINTCHCKGVDLSEKYMEHHPLPVFRPTYHSYGVTCTEVELDVLTGEREITRSDILFDCGESVNPDLDVGQVEGAFVFGLGYWLTEKCVYDKKTGRLLTNGTWEYKPPTTKDIPADLRVTLLPNSSNPYNVIRSKAASEPPLLMSCSAVFALRQAIQSAREDSGYRADFFPLNGPATVESCHQACLVDSSNFTL, from the exons ATGCCGATCTTACCAGACGCGAACAAAGAGCTCAAGGACAAGCTGGCCTTCTGGGTGAATGGGAAGCGTCATGTCG TTCAAAATGCTGACCCCGCGATGACCTTGAACGAGTGGCTGCGCTCCCAGCGTGGACTGACCGGGACAAAGGTCATGTGCAGAGAAGGAGGGTGTGGCTGCTGTGTTGTCATGGTTACACACCCGGATCTGGCCAATGGAGGAACATGTTCTTATTCCTTGAATTCG TGCCTGTGTCCCCTGTGCAGTGTGGACGGCTGGAGCATCACAACAGTTGAAGGCCTGGGGGGACAGAAGGGAGGTTTTCATCCCATACAGCGCCGCCTGGCGGACTTCAACGGAAGTCAATGTGGGTACTGCAGCCCTGGTATGGTGGTCAACATGTATGG GTTGCTGAATAAGAAGCCACAACCCAGCCAACAAGATGTGGAAAACCACTTTGATGGACACATCTGCAGGTGTACAG GTTACAGACCTATCCTGGATGCCATGAAGTCGTTTGCAGCTGATGCAGATCCGGATAAAGGCGGCTGTATCGACATTGAg GATCTAGACAAACACCCCTGCCCCAGGACTGGGGAGGAATGCAACGGTGCCTCTGCCAATGGAGTGAACGGCACAAGCACACGTtccctgaggtgttgccaaaatggAGTTGACTGGTATCGTCCCACCACCCTGGTTGAGTTGTATGGCCTCTTGGAGCAGCACAGTCAGGACCGGTACAAACTGGTCTGTGGGAACACGGCTGCGG GTGTGTACAAGGCTGATGGTCCTCACACCTGTCTCATCGACATCAAAGGTGTATCCGATCTGTACAACTGTCAG GTCGGTAGCTGGGCTGGAAACTACATGATTAAACATGATCACCCGGAATTCCCTTCGGACGTCTTCACAATCATGGAAGCTGCGGGGGCAAAGGTCACCATAG GACAGAGGGATGAATCGCAGATAATGGCACTCGGTGACTTTTTGGGAATTGCAATGAATGGCAAG GTGATTTGTTCGTTGGAGATCCCGCCCGGAAAGCCTGAAGACGTGTTCCGGACTTACAAAGTCGCTCCTCGGTCACAG AACGCCCATGCGTACGTTAATGCTGGCTTCAGGATGACACTGGACCGTCAGAGTGACTTAACAGTGGTCACAAAACCGTCCATTGTGTTTGGCGGCGTCAACAAGACCATG GTACATGCCTCTGCAACTGAAGACTTCCTGGTTGGAAAGAGAATTACCATTGCTGAAACATTGAAAG GAGCTCTGGCCGTTCTGCAAGGAGAACTGATGCCGGATGATTCTGCGCTCCAGTCTTCACAGTACACAAAACAGCTGGCCATGGGACTGTTCTATAAGGCAA GTGCTCTAGCTGGAGCTCCTCATCGCATCTCCGGTGAGGTGTCGTGTGGTTCTCAGTATCACTTCTACATGGAGACCCAGGTGTGCCGCTGCACTCCTACCGAGGATGGGATGGACGTCCAGTCTGCTACCCAGTCTATGGACTCAGTCCAGGCAGCTGTAGCACAGGCGACTGGGATGTCAGCTCACAG AGTGTATGTATCTGTGAAGAGGCTGGGCGGAGGCTTTGGAGGGAAGTGCACCGCTTCAACGCTGCCGGCTGCTGCCTGTGCCGTGGCTGCTCAAACTCTCAACAG CTGGCAGCTGACAGGGCAGGTCTGTAAAACCCACGTTGCTCCAGCAACCTTCACAAGAGCTCCAG GGTATGTCGCAGCTCACTTCAGCACAGAGCACATCATAGAACACGTGGCCAAGACCCTGAACAAGGACCCTACAGACCTACGTAGGGTcaacatgtttgaaaacggACACACCATTCTGTCGGGATACACTTTGTCTGATTGCAACATCACTCAGCTGTGGGACG ACCTCTTGACATCGGCTCAAATCAAACAACGACAGCAGGCGATAGATGTCTTCAACAAG GAACATCGTTGGAAGAAGAGAGGCTTGTCTGTGGTTCCTTGTCGATATGCCCTCAACCCTTCCTTCTACCGTTtcacggttttcgtggcgaTCTACCACACCGACGGCTCGGTGATCATCACACACGGCGGTATTGAGATGGGACAAGGGATCGATACAAAG GTGATGCAGGTGGCAGCTGCCACCCTGAGCGTTCCCCTGGAGATGGTCCACGTGATGTCCACCAACTCTCTCTCTGGTGCCAACAGTGAAGTTTCAGGAGGCGCGGTCACGAGTGAACTGAACTGCCAG GGAGTGCTTGAGTGCTGCCGGAGGTTGAATGAACGGATCAACCCCATCCGACAGGAGATGGGCGGGGCTCCAAAATGGGCAGAACTCATCAATACCTGTCATTGTAAAGGAGTGGATCTTTCCGAGAAGTATAT GGAGCACCATCCACTGCCAGTTTTCCGCCCTACATACCACAGTTATGGTGTGACCTGTACGGAGGTGGAGCTGGATGTCCTGACAGGGGAGCGAGAAATCACCCGGTCTGACATCCTGTTTGACTGTGGGGAGAG TGTAAACCCTGACCTGGACGTAGGCCAAGTTGAGGGAGCGTTCGTGTTCGGGCTAGGCTACTGGCTGACCGAGAAGTGTGTGTACGACAAGAAGACAGGGAGGCTGCTGACCAACGGAACATGG GAATACAAGCCTCCTACAACCAAAGATATTCCAGCGGATCTCCGAGTTACCCTGCTGCCGAACTCGTCCAACCCGTACAACGTCATCAGGTCTAAAG CTGCTTCAGAGCCTCCGCTACTGATGTCCTGCTCTGCCGTGTTTGCCCTGAGACAGGCTATCCAGAGTGCACGGGAGGACTCCGGCTATCGGGCGGACTTCTTTCCACTGA ATGGCCCTGCCACTGTGGAGAGTTGTCACCAGGCCTGCCTCGTGGATTCGTCCAACTTCACCCTGTGA